Proteins encoded by one window of Macaca mulatta isolate MMU2019108-1 chromosome 10, T2T-MMU8v2.0, whole genome shotgun sequence:
- the CDS2 gene encoding phosphatidate cytidylyltransferase 2: MTELRQRVAHEPDAPPEDKESESEAKVDGETASDSESRAESAPLPVSADDTPEVLNRALSNLSSRWKNWWVRGILTLAMIAFFFIIIYLGPMVLMIIVMCVQIKCFHEIITIGYNVYHSYDLPWFRTLSWYFLLCVNYFFYGETVTDYFFTLVQREEPLRILSKYHRFISFTLYLIGFCMFVLSLVKKHYRLQFYMFGWTHVTLLIVVTQSHLVIHNLFEGMIWFIVPISCVICNDIMAYMFGFFFGRTPLIKLSPKKTWEGFIGGFFATVVFGLLLSYVMSGYRCFVCPVEYNNDTNSFTVDCEPSDLFRLQEYNIPGVIQSVIGWKTVRMYPFQIHSIALSTFASLIGPFGGFFASGFKRAFKIKDFANTIPGHGGIMDRFDCQYLMATFVNVYIASFIRGPNPSKLIQQFLTLRPDQQLHIFNTLRSHLIDKGMLTSATEDE, encoded by the exons GAGTCAGAGTCAGAAGCAAAGGTAGATGGAGAGACTGCATCGGACAGTGAAAGCCGGGCAGAATCTGCACCCCTGCCAGTCTCTGCAGATGATACCCCGGAGGTCCTCAATAGGGCCCTTTCCAACTTGTCTTCAAG ATGGAAGAACTGGTGGGTGAGAGGCATCCTGACTTTGGCCATGATTGCATTTTTCTTCATCATCATTTACCTGGGACCAATGGTTTTAATGATAATC GTGATGTGTGTTCAGATTAAGTGTTTCCACGAGATAATCACTATTGGCTACAACGTCTACCACTCCTATGATCTGCCCTGGTTCAGGACCCTCAGCTG GTACTTTCTCCTGTGTGTAAACTATTTCTTCTATGGTGAGACAGTGACGGATTACTTCTTCACCCTGGTCCAGAGAGAAGAGCCTTTGCGGATTCTCAGTAAATACCACCGGTTCATTTCCTTTACTCTCTATCTAATAG GATTCTGCATGTTTGTACTGAGTCTGGTCAAGAAGCATTATCGACTGCAGTTCTACATG tttGGCTGGACCCATGTGACGCTGCTGATTGTTGTAACACAGTCACATCTTGTTATCCACAACCTATTTGAAGGAATGATCTG GTTCATTGTCCCCATATCTTGTGTGATCTGTAATGACATCATGGCGTATATGTTTGGCTTTTTCTTTGGTCGGACCCCACTTATCAAG CTGTCCCCGAAGAAGACCTGGGAAGGCTTCATTGGGGGCTTCTTTGCTACTGTGGTGTTTGGCCTTCTG CTGTCCTATGTGATGTCCGGGTACAGATGCTTCGTCTGCCCTGTGGAGTACAACAACGACACCAACAGCTTCACTGTGGACTGTGAGCCCTCGGACCTGTTTCGCCTGCAGGAGTACAACATTCCTGGGGTGATCCAGTCAGTCATTGGCTGG AAAACGGTCCGGATGTACCCCTTCCAGATTCACAGCATCGCCCTCTCCACCTTTGCCTCGCTCATTGGCCCCTTTGGAGGATTCTTTGCAAGTGGATTCAAACGAGCCTTTAAAATCAAA GACTTTGCCAATACCATTCCTGGCCATGGAGGTATCATGGATCGCTTTGACTGCCAGTATCTGATGGCCACCTTTGTCAATGTATACATCGCCAGTTTTATCAG AGGCCCTAACCCAAGCAAACTGATTCAGCAGTTCCTGACCTTACGGCCAGATCAGCAGCTCCATATCTTCAACACGCTGCGGTCTCATCTGATCGACAAGGGGATGCTGACATCCGCCACAGAGGACGAGTAG